The following proteins are encoded in a genomic region of Cryptomeria japonica chromosome 11, Sugi_1.0, whole genome shotgun sequence:
- the LOC131057729 gene encoding acid phosphatase 1, with translation MGKTSFLPFILLLLFLLGLGKNACAGRHSVNGCSAWRTNVESNNARGWKVVPPRCVSNVGKYMERGQYLLDFKIAIEQSLAYVKDLELRGDGKDAWVFDTDETTLSNLPYYRKHEYGGETYNSTLFNAWVGEGTAPVLPSSLQLYNVLLRKGVKIFFVTGRDEDFREVTTKNLMAAGYRKWSGIIMRGDSDQGTTAVEYKSEKRGQLVKKGYRIWGNVGDQWSDLTGTYVGSRTFKIPNPMYYIS, from the exons atggGCAAAACCAGTTTTCTCCCTTTCAttctcctcctcctcttcctccttggGTTGGGAAAAAATGCCTGTGCGGGTAGGCATTCTGTTAATGGGTGTTCTGCTTGGAGAACCAACGTGGAGAGCAACAATGCCAGGGGTTGGAAAGTGGTGCCCCCTCGCTGCGTCTCTAACGTGGGGAAATACATGGAAAGGGGCCAATACTTGCTAGATTTCAAAATAGCCATTGAACAAAGCCTGGCTTACGTTAAGGATTTGGAGTTGCGAGGGGACGGTAAGGATGCTTGGGTTTTTGACACAGACGAGACGACATTGTCCAATCTGCCCTATTACAGAAAGCACGAATATGG GGGAGAGACTTATAACTCTACGTTGTTCAACGCATGGGTAGGGGAAGGAACGGCCCCTGTGTTGCCGTCCTCGTTGCAGCTGTACAATGTTTTGTTGAGGAAAGGCGTCAAAATCTTTTTCGTCACCGGAAGAGACGAAGATTTTCGCGAGGTCACAACGAAGAACCTTATGGCAGCCGGTTACAGAAAATGGTCTGGCATAATCATGAG GGGTGACAGTGATCAGGGAACCACAGCAGTGGAATACAAATCGGAGAAGAGGGGGCAGCTTGTGAAGAAAGGGTATCGGATTTGGGGAAATGTTGGGGATCAGTGGAGTGATTTAACTGGAACTTATGTGGGCTCTCGCACTTTTAAGATTCCCAATCCCATGTATTATATCAGCTAG